A stretch of DNA from Pseudonocardia hierapolitana:
GTTGTTCTTGGTGCGGCGGGAGAGCACCTCGATGGTCTGCTCGATCTCGCCCGCCCGCCCGACCACCGGATCCAGGCGGCCCTCGCGGGCGGCGGCGGTGAGGTCCTGCCCGAACTGGTCCAGCGTCGGCGTCGAGGCGGGGCCGCCCGCATCGCCGCGCCGGGACGCGCGCGGGGCGCTCTGCGGGCCCGGGGTGAGACTGGCCTCCGCCAGCAGCCGGCCCGCTGCCGAGTCCTCGTTGGCGGCGATGGCGAGCAGCAGGTGCTCGGGGCCGATGTAGGTGGATCCCAGTGAGCGCGAGACCTGGTGGCCGTCCAGCAGCGCGCGTTTCGCGGCGGGCGTGAGGGCAGGGGCACGGCCGGTCGGCTCGGCCCGCTTCAGGCGCTCGTCCAGCATCTGCGCGATCCGGTCCGGGTCGGCGCCCGCCCGGTCGAGCCACTGGCGGGTCGGCTCGAGCTGGGTGGAGGCGAGCAGCATGTGCTGGGCGTCGAGGTCGGGGTCGCCGCGGTCGATCGCGAGCTGCGCGGCCGTCGCGAGCAGCTCGCGCGCCCCGGTGCTCATGAGGCGCGTGAGGTCGATCCGCCGGGCGGGTCCGCGGGCGCCCGGGCCGAGGAAGCGGGCGAGGAAGTCGTCGAACGAGCCGGGGTCGCCCGGCCCGGGGAAGCCGGTCATGGACGCACCTCTCCTGTGGGCGTTCCGATCGGGATCATCGGGTGGGCGTTCCCGACGTGCCGGATCCGAAACGGTTGGGCGCGCGCGGGTCGGGTAGCGGTCCGGGCATGGGTGGTGAGGCGAGGCAGCAGCTGACCGACGAGTACCTGGCCGGCGCGGTGGGGGAGATCCTCGCTCATGACGAGCGGGTGCGCGGGCTCGACGTCATGGCCGAGGTCGACGGCGGGGTCGTGCACCTGCGCGGGCGCGTGGACCGGCCGGCCCAGCTGGACACGGTCCGGCGACTGGCCGGGCGGCTGGCCGGCGTGCACGCGGTGTGGGACCGGGTGCGCGTCGCCGGCCGGGACCCGGTGGCGCTCGACCTCGGGTGCGGCGAGCAGCGCCAGTACCCGACGAACATCGGGGTGGACCGGAGGCGCACGCCGTCGGTGGCAGCGGTGGCCGACGTGTCGCGCCCGCTGCCGTTCCGGGACGCCAGCGTGGACCGGGTCTTCGCCGTGCACGTGCTGGAGCACCTGATCGACTTCCTGCCGTTGGTGGCCGAGTGCCACCGGGTGCTGCGCCCGGGCGGGGTGCTCCACGTGCTCTCCCCGTGGTGGAAGCACGTGAACGCGGTCGCCGACCCCACCCACGTCCGGCTGCTCGACACGCAGACGATCAAGGGCATCTGCTCCGGACCGGACCGGCCGGCCTGGTTCCCGCTGCACGTCGGCCGCGACGAGTCCACGGTGTTCGCCGACCTCACGCCCGCCCCGCCCGGCGACGGACCCGACGAGCGCCACATGGCCCGGTTCTTCGACTGACGGCGTCCAGCGATGTGAATCACTCGCCGGTTGGCGCGAGCACCCGCGGTGCCCGAGACTCCCCGGGAAAGTCGACGACGACGGGAGCAGGAGATGACGGGAAGCCCGCAGCGCGTGGCGATCGTGACGGGGGCGGCGCGCGGGATCGGCGCGGCCACCGCGCAGCGGCTGGCCGCCGACGGCCTCGCCGTGGCGGTGGTCGACCTCGAGGAGGCCTCGGCGAAGGGCACCGTCGATGCGATCGAGGCCGCCGGCGGGCGGGCGCTGGCCGTCGGGGCGGACGTCTCCGACCCCGCGCAGGTCGAGGCGGCCGTCGGGCGCGTGGCCGCCGAGCTCGGTGCGCCGACGGTGCTGGTGAACAACGCCGGCGTCACCCGCGACAACCTGCTGTTCAAGATGTCCGAGCTGGACTGGGACACCGTCATGGGGGTGCACCTGCGCGGCTCGTTCCTGATGTCGCGCGCCGTGCAGAAGCACATGGTCGAGCAGCGCTTCGGGCGCATCGTGAACCTCTCCAGCACGTCGGCGCTGGGCAACCGCGGCCAGGCCAACTACGCCACGGCCAAGGCCGGGCTGCAGGGCTTCACCAAGACGCTCGCGATCGAGCTGGGCAAGTTCGGCGTCACGGTCAACTGCATCGCGCCCGGGTTCATCGTGAGTGACATGACGAAGGCGACCGCGGAGCGGATCGGGCAGGACTGGGACACCTACGTGGCCGCCAGGGCGGCGGAGATCCCAGTGGCCCGCGCCGGACAGCCGGAGGACATCGCGAACGCCGTGTCGTTCTTCGTCAGCGAGAGCTCCGGGTTCGTCAACGGCCAGGTGCTCTACGTCGCAGGCGGCCCCAAGGCCTGACCGGGTCACACGCATACTGGCCGACGTGCGTTTCATCTTCCGGCCCCCGGCCGAACACGCGGCCGGGCTGCTCTCGCTGCCGTGGGACGAGCCGCTGGAGGAGTGGGAGGACGAGCGGCTCCTCGAGGTGGCCCATCGGGGGATCTCGCGGCACGTCGTGCGCTTCGTCGAGGCCGACGGCCACGTCTACGCGCTGAAGGAGATCGACGAACGCCTCGCCCGGCGCGAGTACCGGCTGCTGGGCCGCCTGGAGGAGCTGGGCATGCCGGCGGTGTCGGCGCTCGGTGTGTGCGTCGAGCGCCCGCCGGCCGGTGACGATCCGAGCGACACGCCCCAGGACGCCGTGCTCGTCACCCGGTTCCTGGACTACTCGATGTCCTACCGGTACGTGTTCTCGCACGGCCACACCACGCGCCCCACCGTGCAGCTGGTCGACGCGATGGTGGAGCTGCTGGTACGGCTGCACCTGGCGGGCCTGTTCTGGGGCGACTGCTCGCTGTCCAACACGCTGTTCCGCCCGGACGCGGGCAGCATCGCGGCCTACCTGGTGGACGCCGAGACCGCCGAGCTGCACCCCTCGCTCACGGCGGGGCAGCGCAGCTTCGACATCGAGTACGCCGCCGAGCGGGTCGGCGGGGAGCTGTTCGACCTGCAGGCGGGAGGCCTGCTCCCCGACGACGTCGACCCCGTCGAGATCGCGGCCGAGCTGCCCCGCCGCTACCACGCGCTGTGGGACGAGCTCACCCGCGAGGAGATCCTGCAGCCCGACGAGCAGCGCTACCGGGTGGCCGCGCGGGTGGACCGGATCAACGAGCTGGGCTTCGACGTCGACGAGATCGAGCTGAAGACCACCCACGAGGGCGTCCGGCTGCGCGTGCGCACGCAGGTGGCCGAGACCGGACGGCACCGCAACAGGCTCTTCGCCCTCACCGGGCTCGAGGTCACCGAGAACCAGGCCCGCAGGTTGCTCAACGACCTGACGAGCTACCGCGGGTACCTCGAGCAGAAGGAGGGCCGCTCGATCCCGGAGACCGTGGCCGGGCACCGGTGGCGGGCCGAGGTCTACGACAAGGTGATGGCCCGCATCCCGGAGTCGCTCGCCGACCGGCTGGAGCCCGCGGAGATCTTCCACGAGATCCTGGAGCACCGCTGGTTCCTCTCCGAACGGGCGGGCAAGGACGTGGGCACCACCGCGGCGGCGAAGTCCTACATCGACGCGATCCTGCCGAACACCCCGAGCACCCTGACACTGCCCGGTGGCGATCCGCTCCCGCGGCCCTGACCCATCCCCGCACGTCAGCAAGGTCCTCAACCTCACCCGGTGGGGGATGACCGCGTGCGTACGGGGCCGCTACGGTACGTGGCGTGATGTCCGGCACCCCGTTCGAGCCCTCCGGGTTCGATCCCGACGACCCGCCCGTTCCACCGTCGCGGCGGATCGACCCGTCGAAGCCGAACCTCGCGCGCGTCTACGACAGCTTCCTCGCGGGCAAGGACAACTACTCGGCCGACCGCGCCGTCGTCCGCGAGATCCACTCGGTCACGCCGGAGCTCGCCCGGGTCGTGCAGGAGGAGCGGGCCTGGCTGGGACGGGTCACCCGGTTCCTCGTGAAGTCGGCGCGGATCGAGCAGATCCTGCACGTCGGCTCGGGCATGCCGACCATCGAGAACACGCACGAGGCCGCCCAGCGCTTCAACGCCGACACCCGCGTCATCTACGTCGCCGACGACCCGGTGGTGCTGGCGCACGGCCGGGCGATCCTGGAGGAGAACGACCTCACCCACCTCGTCGAGGCGGGGTTCGCCCACCCGGACGACGTGCTCGGCCACGACACGGTCAAGAAGTACCTCGAGCCGGACGAGCCGGTCGCGCTGATCCACAGCCGCACCATGCACCACGTCGCCGGCAGGCAGCACCCGCACGAGATCGTGCAGCGCTACCTCGAGCGGCTCCCGTCCGGCTCCTACCTCGTGCTCTCGCACTTCTGCGACCCGCAGGACGACGGGCCCGGCACCCAGCTCGCCCGGCTCGTCGAGGGCGTCTTCACCCGCAGCGGGCTGGACCCGGTGACCTTCCGCCCGCGCGCGGAGATCGAGAAGTTCTTCGACGGCCTCCAGCTCGTCGAGCCGGGCGTGACCCGGTTGCGGGACTGGTGGCCCGACGGTCCGCTGCTGGCGCCCTCCAGCAAGGAGGACGACATGATGCTCGGCGGCGTGGCCCGCAAGCCCTAGCACCAGCTCCGCTAGGAGCTGCGGGGCACCACCGTGATCGACCAGGGGCCCACGGGCTCGGTGTCGGAGGCCACCTGCACCGGCTG
This window harbors:
- a CDS encoding methyltransferase domain-containing protein, with translation MGGEARQQLTDEYLAGAVGEILAHDERVRGLDVMAEVDGGVVHLRGRVDRPAQLDTVRRLAGRLAGVHAVWDRVRVAGRDPVALDLGCGEQRQYPTNIGVDRRRTPSVAAVADVSRPLPFRDASVDRVFAVHVLEHLIDFLPLVAECHRVLRPGGVLHVLSPWWKHVNAVADPTHVRLLDTQTIKGICSGPDRPAWFPLHVGRDESTVFADLTPAPPGDGPDERHMARFFD
- the fabG gene encoding 3-oxoacyl-ACP reductase FabG; the protein is MTGSPQRVAIVTGAARGIGAATAQRLAADGLAVAVVDLEEASAKGTVDAIEAAGGRALAVGADVSDPAQVEAAVGRVAAELGAPTVLVNNAGVTRDNLLFKMSELDWDTVMGVHLRGSFLMSRAVQKHMVEQRFGRIVNLSSTSALGNRGQANYATAKAGLQGFTKTLAIELGKFGVTVNCIAPGFIVSDMTKATAERIGQDWDTYVAARAAEIPVARAGQPEDIANAVSFFVSESSGFVNGQVLYVAGGPKA
- a CDS encoding DUF4032 domain-containing protein → MRFIFRPPAEHAAGLLSLPWDEPLEEWEDERLLEVAHRGISRHVVRFVEADGHVYALKEIDERLARREYRLLGRLEELGMPAVSALGVCVERPPAGDDPSDTPQDAVLVTRFLDYSMSYRYVFSHGHTTRPTVQLVDAMVELLVRLHLAGLFWGDCSLSNTLFRPDAGSIAAYLVDAETAELHPSLTAGQRSFDIEYAAERVGGELFDLQAGGLLPDDVDPVEIAAELPRRYHALWDELTREEILQPDEQRYRVAARVDRINELGFDVDEIELKTTHEGVRLRVRTQVAETGRHRNRLFALTGLEVTENQARRLLNDLTSYRGYLEQKEGRSIPETVAGHRWRAEVYDKVMARIPESLADRLEPAEIFHEILEHRWFLSERAGKDVGTTAAAKSYIDAILPNTPSTLTLPGGDPLPRP
- a CDS encoding SAM-dependent methyltransferase, which produces MSGTPFEPSGFDPDDPPVPPSRRIDPSKPNLARVYDSFLAGKDNYSADRAVVREIHSVTPELARVVQEERAWLGRVTRFLVKSARIEQILHVGSGMPTIENTHEAAQRFNADTRVIYVADDPVVLAHGRAILEENDLTHLVEAGFAHPDDVLGHDTVKKYLEPDEPVALIHSRTMHHVAGRQHPHEIVQRYLERLPSGSYLVLSHFCDPQDDGPGTQLARLVEGVFTRSGLDPVTFRPRAEIEKFFDGLQLVEPGVTRLRDWWPDGPLLAPSSKEDDMMLGGVARKP